The sequence TTGAATAGAAAAAACTCCCCCACTTACTGTGTAATTTTTATTTCGTtggttattttacaaaaaaaatatatataatacgttaaccaaaaaaataactaataaataaaatcaggattaattgaaattcaGGTAATGAAACTGtaacttaaatataaaatagatatcttattgtaaattttccaaaattatAATTCAAGGTGACAAGGACGACAACATGACTAACATATAACCAGAACCAGTACTTTAGTGCACAAACACAATTGTGTCAATTCTAGATTATTCACTTACCACTAAATAAATATGCAAATACAAGAAAAGTTTTtgtaacataaaataaaaagacaCTAATAAGAGTTCATGAAGTTATTCAAGACTACCACTACCAGACTAGTAGAGCTCCATTTAGAAGCTTAACTtgccaaaaagaaaaaagaaaaaacacaaGGAAAATGGTAACAAAGAAAAATGGAACGGCTTTCTTCCAAATGACATCTTAAGCAGCTTTGTTCTCAACAAGCTTCTCAATCAGATCAGCTGCATCTTGAACAGTGGCAATACTCTGTGCACTTTCTTCTTCAACTGTGATACCAAAAACCTCCTCAAGTCCCATCACAATCTCAACCTGTTTACATATGAAGTATATAAACAAACATTACTACTTAAGAAAAGCATAtcaaatttttaaagtttactTGAGATTAGaagaaagataaaaatttgcCAAGTGGGTTTTGAAGATGTGAGGCATGAGGACAGTTTATGTGGTTTTGAGGTCAATCAACCAATTCACTAATGAAAAAAATGATTCTTTGCACTTTCAATGCAAGCAAAACTCAAAAAATGTATATAACTAACTGATATTCAGGTTCAGAATGATTCTTGGTTAAGTATGAGTTTTTTAGTACCGTGTCAAGGGAATCAGCTCCAAGGGCAGCAAACTTTGATTCACCAGTGAGAGTAGAATCATCAGAAAGAGCTAGCTGCTTCTTTACTACTTCACACACCTTTTCCACAGTTTCTGGTTTGGCCTGGTCATAATTATATAATTCAACTATTGTTAAATGTATTACAAATAACACACATGTAGTTCAACATTGTTTAAAACTACTAATCATCCATTATCTTGTATTTGATCAGATAAACTTACTGCACAGGAAACTTGAAAGCGCCTAGGCTGCATCTTTAGAGACTGGAATCCCAATCTGTTGATTGAAAACGAAACCGAATTCAATTTAGAGACCCTGCTGGAAATTGCCTGCTTAGACATTGAACAGCAACAACAAACGATTAGGCCACATTAAAACATTAGAGGATATAACATAGTTAAACAATATATAGAAATGCTTGAAATGGTATCATAGTGAACCTTGAATGTTATGTATaatcatacacatatataaagtGCTTGTTTGGAATAGTTTTAAGACAAAAGTGATTCTAAACAAACAAGCACCAAGTATGAAAACTATCAGATAAGTTCAAATGATTCCTATTTCCTATAATACAACTTGAACTTCTACCCCAACAAAAGGGCTAGATATGAATTGTAAAGAGAGTAAATGAAATTGATAATAAACAATTCAAACCCAACAAGGAAGACAATTCATCATGCAAAAGCTTAGAATTAAAAGGGAGCTTACCATAGAAACACAACATGCAACAAAAACCATTAATGGGTATTCTTaagaaatgttattttatttattttttaagacatcacttttgattatatttatattaagaaAAGAAACATATAAGTATAAACCAATGATtggaaatattatataaaacccATGAATCTAaatgtaataataaaaaaataaagaataaactTGCTAAAAACCACACGCTCATATAAAAAACATAATCTTCAGACAAAATTGAGAGATAAAAACAGAGTGTTCAACACCAAAAATCTTGAGAATTACAAGCGTAGGAAGCACGACAGACCATAATATCAAAAACAAAAGAAACCCCAGAAATCAAAAACATGTTTTTAAGGCAGAAATGATACAATTGGTAAAGAGAGTAAAGAgaaagtagtagtagtagtacaaGGCTAGGCTTGAAGGAGGTGGAAAGAGAGGTCATGGAAAGCGATGCTCCTGTAATAGATGCCATGGTGTTGGAAGAATCAAGAGTGAGAGAGATCTGGGAATGAAGGGTCtgatttgaaaaagaaaagaaatgaaggaagatggagagagagagagagacggaGAGCACGAAGAGTGTGAGTGTGTGTTTTCGGGGAGATGAAGAAGAGAGTTTATATTATTTgctatgaaaatattaaatgcatTTTTGGTTGTTTGTTGAGATTTGTTGGGATGTTGGCTTTTAAGCCTTTGTTTGTATCGAAATTGGGAGTGTTTGTTTGGATCTCTACTTACTCTTATCCCTCCCTCTTCCCATTTCCTTGTTTGGTTCTAAGAACACTAGTCTATTTACATACATAATTACATAACATAGAGTAGGATAGCATAGTATAGGATAGGAAGATTTACATTAGAGTAAATTAGTAATGAGATGATATGGTGAGTTTTATTTCCATCTAAAAACTTATAAATGTACTAATGGAACTTTCAtgaatattttaacaaaatatagaAGTATCTTATGGGATATGAGTTCTTGTTTTAAAGGGTATATAAGGTGCAATTTTAGCACTTAGGTTAGGGCCACCAATCGCACGCCGGCCGTTCGAGCTAGGCTGGTTGGTTGGTAttgtttttacaaaaaataattatttttattttttaatttaattgagaaatgtatttaattaaaactgATTACTTAGTTGTATCAATTAATGAGATACCTTCAACCAACTACTCCCCACGATTCAAAAAACGTTCTTCTTTTCGTTATATTATTTCAATCCATTCATCTATATAATGTGATTGAACTGATGGAAATAATACATCTTTattataatgaaaaataaatacaattttcaCTACAAAAATCCATCTGCGATCATAAATTTTAGGGGTGTATTCGAAGGTTCTCTACAGGGTAGAGGGGATCCAATACAATACGACTGAGCTATTTTATCCTGAGGACGATCAACAAATTCTGACTGCTTACAAATTCCTGGACAGTGACGcgaacgtcttaaagagagcgatCTAGTCTGCGACTCAACCCGAAATTTTCATTCGGTAATAtcgttcctcttttatttttgctaGCAATTTACTCAATAATTTTAAGACATTCGTTCTGCTATGACTACTACCGGTGACTTTTCTAGTTCTACTACTCACATTAACAAACCTTTTCATTTTGATGGTTTGTACTTTAAATGTTGGAGAcagaagatattttttt is a genomic window of Cannabis sativa cultivar Pink pepper isolate KNU-18-1 chromosome 9, ASM2916894v1, whole genome shotgun sequence containing:
- the LOC115722165 gene encoding acyl carrier protein 1, chloroplastic isoform X1: MASITGASLSMTSLSTSFKPSLQAISSRVSKLNSVSFSINRLGFQSLKMQPRRFQVSCAAKPETVEKVCEVVKKQLALSDDSTLTGESKFAALGADSLDTVEIVMGLEEVFGITVEEESAQSIATVQDAADLIEKLVENKAA
- the LOC115722165 gene encoding acyl carrier protein 1, chloroplastic isoform X2 — translated: MASITGASLSMTSLSTSFKPSLAISSRVSKLNSVSFSINRLGFQSLKMQPRRFQVSCAAKPETVEKVCEVVKKQLALSDDSTLTGESKFAALGADSLDTVEIVMGLEEVFGITVEEESAQSIATVQDAADLIEKLVENKAA